TCTGGGTGGTCACGCGCTCAACGCCGTAGTGACCGGCCATCTTCTTGCCTTTCCAGACACGGCCCGGATCCTGGTTTGCACCGGTCGAACCGTGGGAACGGTGAGAGATCGACACACCGTGGGTCGCGCGGAGACCACCGAAGTTCCAGCGCTTCATGGCGCCGGAGAAACCTTTACCGATGGTCAGCGCAGCAACATCGACTTTCTGGCCGATAGCAAAGTGGTCAGCAAGGACCGTCGCGCCAACTTCCGGCAGGTCGCCGGAGACGCGAAATTCTTTCAGCTTACGCTTCGGCGCAACGCCGGCTTTCGCGAACTGGCCGCGCAGCGCCTTCGTGGTGCGCTTGGCCTTCTTGTCGCCAACACCCATGATCACGGCCTTGTAGCCGTCCGTCCGGGTGACTTCGCCACCCTTCTTGGTGGTGACGGTGCGCTCGTCTTCCGTGCGCACGCCGACGACCTGACAGCCGTCGAGCGACAGGACGGTCACGGGAACGTGACGGCCCTGCTCATCGAATACGCGCGTCATGCCGACTTTGCGGGCAAGCACGCCGGTACGGGCTGCTGGCAGAGCCATTAACGGCCTCCCTCAAGCTTGATTTCGATGCCGACGCCGGAGGACAGGTCGAGCTTCATGAGCGCGTCGACGGTCTGCGGGGTCGGGTCCACGATGTCGAGGATGCGCTTGTGCGTGCGGATCTCGAACTGTTCGCGGGATTTCTTGTCGATGTGGGGCGAGCGGTTCACGGTGAAGCGCTCGATACGTGTTGGCAGCGGGATCGGGCCTTTGACTTCAGCGCCCGTGCGCTTTGCCGTGTTCACGATCTCTTTCGCCGACATGTCGAGGGCGCGGTGATCGAAGGCTTTCAGCCTGATCCGGATATTTTGTCGTTCCATCGTCTCGGTCCGTCCGCACAAAACACATCCGCCCGTGGGCAAAACAGCATGCGCCCGGGCGTCCGTGGGATTGAATTGTCTGTTTCGAGGGAGCGTTCGCTGATTAAAAAGCGCTGCCATCCCGGCGAAGTGGGCGGTCTATGGGATAGTCACCGCCCCGTCAACTCCTGCCCGACGTATTTTTGCTGTTGATCTGCAGTGACAGCGGGCGGTCTGGCCACCGGCAGGAAGGCCCCCTGCCCGCATGATCACACCGCCAGTACATGCCAACGATAAACCCGG
This portion of the Hyphomonas adhaerens MHS-3 genome encodes:
- the rplC gene encoding 50S ribosomal protein L3, producing MALPAARTGVLARKVGMTRVFDEQGRHVPVTVLSLDGCQVVGVRTEDERTVTTKKGGEVTRTDGYKAVIMGVGDKKAKRTTKALRGQFAKAGVAPKRKLKEFRVSGDLPEVGATVLADHFAIGQKVDVAALTIGKGFSGAMKRWNFGGLRATHGVSISHRSHGSTGANQDPGRVWKGKKMAGHYGVERVTTQNIEVVRTDVDRGLILVKGAVPGHDGAFVEIRDAVKKAPHADTPAAGSFKAAEGNTNQESAE
- the rpsJ gene encoding 30S ribosomal protein S10; amino-acid sequence: MERQNIRIRLKAFDHRALDMSAKEIVNTAKRTGAEVKGPIPLPTRIERFTVNRSPHIDKKSREQFEIRTHKRILDIVDPTPQTVDALMKLDLSSGVGIEIKLEGGR